The following are from one region of the Cytobacillus firmus genome:
- a CDS encoding YciI family protein translates to MEQYLYKLRLKAHFLERESWTQTEEEIISRHFLKLKENTEEGKVILAGRTLNDDDTGFGIVIFEAENKKSAEQFMRADPAISEGMMEGELFPYRVALMRERKLR, encoded by the coding sequence ATGGAACAATATTTATATAAATTAAGATTAAAAGCACATTTTTTAGAAAGGGAAAGCTGGACGCAAACGGAAGAAGAGATTATCAGCCGCCACTTCTTAAAACTCAAAGAAAATACTGAAGAGGGAAAAGTAATATTGGCAGGACGAACACTGAATGACGATGATACCGGATTTGGAATTGTTATCTTTGAAGCTGAAAATAAAAAGAGTGCTGAACAATTCATGAGAGCTGACCCCGCTATTTCTGAGGGCATGATGGAAGGGGAATTATTCCCTTATCGAGTAGCATTGATGCGGGAAAGAAAGTTGAGGTAA
- a CDS encoding MFS transporter produces the protein MKTQSWMSRQFFSFFMTWGIFLPYWTGWMIHIKGMTVSQASLIMSLGLVVRGLATLFAFPYLSGKFSSRTLLNGMAAGTLIAILCYIPADSFASLLVVTLLLHFFYPALMPALDSAAGILVQNKQLKDYGKSRSWGSIGFVVSGMILTFFTGGFGDKAIFWALLLGMLVVLCLGFMNTPAVLSEKPKRGQTKGAIRKLFRIRHFGLVLIIVILLQAAHASYYNYGYIYLQEIQAPKYLIGAIINIGVIAEILFFFIADRTFRKFSIGSLLALAAVGSTARWILVFAFPHVIVFSISQTLHAFSFAMAHYAFMKYLIKYVPHEQVPITQGVYSALALSWSTALFTIFGGYLYEMEPRYAFIGMVVCTVPALVLALLYRKLARRKENGAGKLAG, from the coding sequence ATGAAGACACAAAGCTGGATGAGCAGGCAGTTTTTCAGCTTTTTTATGACCTGGGGCATTTTCCTGCCTTATTGGACAGGGTGGATGATCCATATAAAAGGAATGACGGTTTCACAGGCAAGCTTGATCATGAGCTTGGGCCTGGTGGTACGGGGGCTTGCCACACTTTTTGCTTTTCCCTATTTATCAGGAAAATTCAGCAGCAGAACCCTGCTGAACGGAATGGCAGCCGGTACCCTGATCGCCATTCTCTGCTATATTCCGGCTGACTCTTTTGCCAGCCTGCTGGTAGTAACGCTGCTATTGCATTTCTTTTATCCGGCACTGATGCCTGCACTGGATAGTGCTGCGGGCATTCTTGTCCAAAACAAACAATTAAAGGATTATGGAAAAAGCCGCTCCTGGGGATCGATCGGCTTCGTTGTGTCCGGTATGATTCTGACCTTCTTTACAGGTGGGTTCGGCGATAAGGCCATTTTCTGGGCGTTATTACTTGGCATGCTTGTAGTCCTTTGTCTCGGTTTCATGAATACACCGGCAGTACTATCTGAAAAGCCGAAACGCGGCCAGACCAAAGGAGCCATAAGGAAATTATTCCGCATCAGACACTTCGGCCTTGTGCTCATCATTGTGATTCTGCTGCAGGCAGCGCACGCTTCCTATTACAATTATGGTTATATCTACTTACAGGAAATTCAAGCACCAAAATATTTAATCGGCGCCATTATTAATATAGGCGTGATTGCAGAAATTCTTTTCTTTTTCATTGCGGACCGGACTTTCCGGAAGTTTTCAATCGGTTCATTACTGGCACTGGCAGCAGTGGGCTCCACTGCACGCTGGATACTCGTATTTGCCTTCCCGCATGTCATTGTGTTCAGCATTAGCCAGACATTGCATGCCTTCTCATTTGCCATGGCACATTACGCCTTCATGAAATATTTAATTAAATATGTTCCTCATGAACAGGTACCCATTACTCAAGGGGTCTACTCAGCACTCGCCCTCAGCTGGAGCACAGCCCTTTTCACCATTTTCGGCGGGTACCTTTATGAAATGGAACCCCGATATGCGTTTATCGGAATGGTGGTATGTACTGTACCCGCTTTGGTCCTGGCTCTTCTTTACAGGAAACTTGCCCGTCGGAAGGAAAATGGTGCAGGCAAATTGGCAGGTTAA
- the gnd gene encoding decarboxylating NADP(+)-dependent phosphogluconate dehydrogenase, giving the protein MKNTIGVIGLGVMGSNIALNMANNGEKVAVYNYTRDLTDQLVQKLEGQAISPYYEVEDFVQSLETPRKVFLMVTAGKAIDSVIASLVPFLEEGDVIMDGGNSHFKDTEKRYDDLKAKGIGYLGIGISGGEVGALTGPSIMPGGDRDVYEKAAPILTKIAAKVDGMPCCVYIGPKGAGHFVKMVHNGIEYADMQLIAEAYILLREKLGLSVEEIADIFETWNQGELKSYLIEITAAILRKKDERTGLPQIDVILDKAGQKGTGKWTSLQAIDNGIPTSIITESLFARYISALKDERVAAETLLTGPEKDEITVEKDVWIEYIRQALYMGKVCAYAQGFTQYKMSSEQNDWNLPLKDIALIFRDGCIIRAEFLNVISEAYQEQPNLANLLVSPYFAERIRDYQTGLRKIVCEGIQSGIALPCLSSSLSYYDSYRNGRSNASLLQAQRDYFGAHTYERTDMEGTFHTNWNE; this is encoded by the coding sequence TACAAAAGCTTGAAGGGCAAGCCATAAGCCCTTATTACGAAGTAGAGGATTTTGTTCAGTCTCTGGAAACACCGAGAAAGGTCTTTTTAATGGTGACAGCCGGGAAAGCCATTGATTCTGTTATTGCAAGCTTAGTTCCTTTCCTTGAAGAGGGCGACGTTATCATGGACGGCGGCAACTCCCATTTCAAAGATACGGAAAAAAGATATGATGATTTGAAAGCAAAAGGAATCGGCTACTTGGGTATCGGCATTTCAGGCGGTGAAGTGGGTGCTTTAACAGGACCTTCCATCATGCCTGGCGGTGATCGGGATGTCTATGAAAAAGCGGCTCCGATTCTTACAAAGATCGCTGCAAAGGTTGACGGTATGCCTTGCTGTGTCTACATCGGACCTAAAGGGGCAGGCCACTTTGTCAAAATGGTACATAACGGAATCGAGTATGCAGATATGCAGCTGATTGCGGAGGCCTATATACTTTTAAGAGAAAAGCTGGGATTATCTGTTGAAGAAATTGCGGATATCTTTGAAACATGGAATCAAGGCGAGCTGAAGAGCTATTTAATCGAGATCACAGCAGCTATTTTAAGGAAAAAAGATGAGCGCACAGGGCTGCCGCAAATCGACGTCATCCTTGATAAAGCCGGGCAAAAAGGAACCGGAAAATGGACCAGCCTGCAGGCGATCGATAATGGGATACCAACCTCGATCATTACAGAATCTTTATTCGCACGCTATATTTCTGCTTTGAAGGATGAGCGTGTGGCGGCTGAAACCCTTTTAACAGGTCCTGAGAAGGATGAGATAACCGTTGAAAAAGACGTCTGGATTGAATACATCAGACAGGCTTTATATATGGGGAAAGTGTGTGCCTATGCACAAGGATTTACCCAATATAAAATGTCATCCGAGCAAAATGACTGGAATCTGCCACTGAAGGATATCGCCCTGATTTTCCGCGACGGCTGCATCATTCGTGCGGAATTCTTAAATGTCATCAGCGAAGCTTACCAGGAGCAGCCAAACCTGGCAAACCTCCTTGTCTCTCCTTACTTTGCGGAAAGAATCAGGGACTACCAGACAGGCTTGCGCAAAATTGTCTGTGAAGGCATTCAATCCGGCATCGCATTGCCATGCTTGAGCTCTTCTCTTTCCTATTACGACAGCTACCGGAATGGAAGATCAAATGCCAGCCTGCTGCAGGCGCAGCGTGATTACTTCGGTGCCCATACGTATGAGCGGACAGATATGGAAGGGACTTTCCATACTAATTGGAATGAATAG
- the gdhA gene encoding NADP-specific glutamate dehydrogenase has translation MTAITKMNEKRIQAEDYVQAVFETVKKRNPNEGEFHQVVKEVFDSLVPVFEKNPAYMEQSILERIAEPERVVTFRVPWVDDRGKVQVNRGFRVQFNSAIGPYKGGLRFHPSVNASIIKFLGFEQIFKNALTGLPIGGGKGGADFDPKGKSDGEIMRFTQSFMLELSRHIGPDVDVPAGDIGVGAREIGYLFGQYKRIRGGYEAGVLTGKGIGYGGSLTRTEATGYGMVYFVQEMLKEIGLSFKGSTVVVSGSGNVSTYAIEKAAQLGAKVVACSDSDGYIYDPNGISLDTVKRLKEVERERIREYVKEHPHAQYVEGCSGIWSIPCDIALPCATQNEIDEAAAEILVANGVKAIGEGANMPCTSGAIHEFLRNSVLFGPAKAANAGGVAVSALEMAQNSSRISWTFEEVDEKLQHIMTNIYRSSVQAADDYGHPGNLVAGANIAGFIKVADAMIAQGVI, from the coding sequence ATGACTGCAATAACAAAAATGAATGAGAAGCGAATACAGGCCGAGGATTACGTTCAGGCGGTATTCGAAACAGTTAAAAAGCGCAATCCTAATGAAGGTGAATTTCATCAGGTCGTTAAAGAAGTGTTTGATTCACTCGTTCCAGTATTTGAGAAAAACCCCGCATACATGGAGCAAAGTATTCTTGAAAGAATCGCGGAACCTGAAAGAGTGGTCACCTTTAGAGTCCCCTGGGTGGATGATCGGGGAAAAGTACAGGTGAATCGCGGCTTCCGGGTTCAATTCAATAGCGCAATCGGTCCCTACAAGGGCGGCTTGCGATTCCATCCTTCTGTAAATGCCAGCATCATCAAATTTCTGGGCTTTGAACAAATTTTCAAAAATGCCCTTACTGGCCTGCCGATTGGAGGAGGAAAAGGCGGAGCCGATTTTGATCCCAAGGGGAAATCTGATGGCGAGATTATGAGATTCACACAAAGCTTCATGCTGGAACTAAGCAGGCATATCGGACCGGATGTAGATGTTCCTGCCGGAGATATCGGAGTCGGCGCCAGGGAAATAGGCTATCTGTTTGGACAGTATAAGAGAATTCGCGGAGGCTATGAAGCTGGAGTCCTGACAGGGAAAGGAATCGGGTATGGCGGAAGCTTAACCCGCACTGAAGCGACAGGCTACGGTATGGTTTACTTTGTACAGGAAATGCTGAAGGAAATAGGCCTTTCCTTTAAAGGAAGCACTGTCGTTGTATCCGGTTCAGGAAATGTCTCTACTTATGCGATTGAAAAAGCGGCACAGTTAGGCGCGAAGGTTGTGGCCTGCAGCGATTCTGACGGCTATATTTATGATCCAAACGGCATCAGCCTTGATACAGTAAAAAGGCTGAAGGAAGTGGAGAGGGAAAGGATCCGGGAATATGTGAAGGAACATCCCCATGCACAATACGTTGAGGGATGCTCCGGCATCTGGTCCATCCCCTGTGACATCGCTCTGCCGTGTGCGACACAAAATGAAATTGATGAGGCAGCAGCAGAAATCCTTGTTGCCAATGGTGTCAAAGCCATTGGTGAAGGAGCAAATATGCCATGCACATCCGGAGCCATCCATGAGTTTCTGAGAAACAGCGTTCTCTTTGGGCCGGCAAAAGCAGCCAATGCAGGCGGTGTTGCCGTTTCCGCATTAGAAATGGCCCAAAACAGCTCAAGAATATCCTGGACATTTGAAGAAGTGGATGAAAAACTGCAGCACATTATGACGAATATATACCGGAGCAGCGTCCAAGCTGCCGATGATTATGGCCACCCAGGCAATCTGGTGGCAGGTGCTAATATCGCAGGATTTATAAAAGTAGCCGATGCCATGATCGCACAGGGAGTTATATAA
- a CDS encoding LysR family transcriptional regulator, translated as MELRQIKYFIEVAKREHVTEAALALHVAQSAVSRQIFNLESELGVSLFIREGRNVKLTPIGKLFLEQMEEAIKVIDNAKRQVKEYLDPEHGRIRFGFPSSLALYTLPSIISAFRGRYPHVKFELKQSAYHDLISGVAEGEIDMALIGPLPKKEKKVKGDILFTEKMVALVPADHPLADKPLLNLNQLKDESFILFPKGYVLRELFDNACSQLGFYPKVSFEGDDIDTIKGLVSAGLGLTLIPESTLVESLPRSTVRLPVMPQITRAVGIIIPSERQLLPTEKIFYQFIRDFFAVLDQFQN; from the coding sequence ATGGAACTAAGGCAGATTAAATACTTTATTGAAGTGGCGAAAAGAGAACATGTAACCGAAGCGGCCTTAGCTTTACATGTGGCGCAATCTGCTGTGAGCAGACAGATTTTCAACCTTGAATCAGAGCTGGGGGTCAGTTTATTTATCCGTGAAGGCAGGAACGTGAAATTGACGCCGATCGGCAAACTATTCTTAGAACAGATGGAAGAAGCCATAAAGGTAATCGATAATGCCAAACGGCAAGTCAAAGAGTATCTGGATCCGGAGCATGGCAGAATACGTTTTGGCTTCCCAAGCAGTCTGGCACTTTATACGCTGCCTTCCATCATATCTGCTTTCCGCGGGCGCTATCCTCATGTGAAGTTTGAGCTGAAACAGAGCGCTTATCATGATTTAATCAGCGGAGTGGCGGAAGGGGAAATCGATATGGCATTGATTGGCCCTCTCCCTAAGAAAGAGAAAAAGGTTAAAGGGGATATTTTATTTACCGAGAAAATGGTCGCTCTGGTTCCTGCTGACCACCCTTTAGCGGACAAACCCCTATTGAACCTGAACCAGCTGAAAGACGAATCCTTTATCTTGTTTCCCAAGGGATATGTTCTGCGGGAACTATTCGATAACGCATGCAGTCAGCTTGGTTTTTACCCTAAAGTGTCATTTGAAGGGGATGACATTGATACGATTAAAGGCTTGGTCTCAGCAGGTCTGGGGCTGACGCTTATTCCGGAATCTACATTGGTGGAAAGCCTGCCGCGCTCCACAGTTAGGCTGCCTGTCATGCCACAGATTACCCGTGCGGTAGGAATCATTATTCCAAGTGAACGCCAGCTGCTGCCCACGGAGAAAATATTCTATCAATTTATTCGTGATTTCTTTGCTGTTTTGGATCAATTCCAAAACTGA
- the yeiL gene encoding transcriptional regulator YeiL: protein METYKGKKRQNYVEKHSISHLFSFPIEEFIEVREYKRDEWIIREGMRPDYLYYVIEGKAKIYVTYQNGKVSLINFINAHDYIGEMELLHEVYYTKGIQASAKTVCFAIPLHHYRKKLLEDTTFLRELTKFLSVKATRMAEKYSQGLSFPLENRLADFILQTADGDVYKEKHVTVCDFLGVSYRHLLHVLVQFCEKGYLQKIGRHYHIRQPDELHRLADVLKNGLETGG from the coding sequence ATGGAAACATACAAAGGGAAAAAAAGACAGAATTACGTGGAGAAGCACTCTATATCCCATTTATTTTCTTTTCCAATTGAAGAGTTTATAGAAGTGCGCGAATATAAGCGGGATGAGTGGATTATACGTGAGGGCATGAGGCCGGATTATTTGTATTATGTTATCGAGGGAAAAGCCAAGATTTACGTGACGTATCAAAATGGGAAGGTATCTTTGATTAATTTTATCAATGCCCATGATTATATCGGGGAAATGGAGCTTTTGCATGAAGTGTACTATACAAAGGGGATTCAGGCCTCAGCGAAGACAGTCTGTTTTGCGATTCCCCTGCACCATTACCGCAAAAAGCTGCTTGAAGACACGACCTTTCTCCGGGAGCTCACCAAGTTTCTAAGCGTGAAAGCAACCAGGATGGCTGAAAAGTACTCACAGGGCCTATCCTTTCCGCTTGAAAACCGGCTGGCCGATTTCATCCTGCAAACCGCTGATGGGGATGTTTATAAAGAGAAGCATGTAACTGTCTGTGACTTTTTGGGGGTGTCCTACCGCCACCTGTTGCATGTTCTTGTGCAGTTTTGCGAGAAGGGGTATTTGCAGAAGATTGGGCGCCATTACCATATTCGGCAGCCGGACGAATTGCACAGGCTTGCGGATGTGCTAAAAAATGGGTTGGAGACGGGCGGCTGA
- a CDS encoding sensor histidine kinase: MKEFNNKSNKKIYHIVAFIVITIMVLGLVADNPRMGDFGAGYMLNLVLVLILSVCLLLYPRAHTYVHRLIIKVVSSVYFYTLFFLYPETWSNFIFLCLIPALSILFFDSRIFYFSLILNCAGSVLLFGYIAAMDHGLQYAYIQQDLIGNVINFFASQVIIFFIFFLTNGRMKKQQLYYEQIQQSGRLKITGQLAAAVAHEVRNPLTVVKGFLQLFEQDPSFSSSRKGQISLMVDELNTAEQVISQFLSVAKPKKEIASESVEVKAVLQSVADLLYSYGLLHDNRIEVNVPDDCHIAVNRLEFKQLLINIMKNAIEASELGDIVQVTAAREKDFVVIKVTDQGRGMTESEVASLGTPFYSLKSKGTGLGMMICFEIVEKYKGTIHFDTALGHGTTVVIRFPAI, encoded by the coding sequence ATGAAGGAGTTTAATAATAAATCCAATAAAAAAATCTATCATATTGTGGCGTTTATTGTGATCACCATTATGGTCCTGGGGCTGGTGGCGGATAATCCGCGGATGGGTGACTTTGGTGCTGGCTATATGCTGAATCTGGTGCTGGTCCTCATTCTATCGGTCTGTCTGCTGCTGTATCCCCGGGCTCATACGTATGTACATAGATTGATAATCAAAGTTGTTTCGTCTGTTTACTTTTATACGTTGTTCTTTTTATATCCGGAGACCTGGTCGAATTTTATTTTTCTGTGTTTGATTCCTGCCCTCTCGATCCTGTTTTTTGATTCCAGGATTTTTTATTTTTCGCTTATTCTCAATTGTGCGGGTTCGGTGCTTTTGTTTGGCTATATTGCGGCTATGGACCACGGACTTCAATACGCCTATATACAGCAGGATTTAATAGGAAATGTGATTAATTTTTTTGCAAGCCAGGTGATTATTTTTTTTATTTTTTTCTTAACGAATGGACGGATGAAAAAACAGCAGCTCTATTATGAACAAATTCAGCAGTCTGGGCGCTTGAAGATAACGGGCCAGCTGGCGGCTGCGGTTGCACATGAAGTCAGGAATCCTCTGACCGTTGTGAAGGGTTTTCTGCAGTTATTTGAACAGGATCCTTCCTTTTCTTCCAGTCGAAAAGGACAGATTTCGCTGATGGTTGATGAATTAAATACAGCTGAGCAGGTGATTTCTCAATTTCTGTCTGTTGCGAAACCGAAAAAAGAGATTGCATCTGAATCAGTGGAGGTCAAGGCTGTTCTGCAGAGTGTGGCGGATCTCCTGTATTCGTATGGGCTGCTGCATGATAACCGGATTGAAGTAAATGTTCCGGATGATTGTCATATTGCCGTGAACCGCCTGGAGTTTAAACAATTGCTGATCAATATTATGAAAAATGCGATTGAGGCATCGGAGCTGGGGGATATCGTTCAGGTTACGGCTGCAAGGGAAAAAGACTTTGTTGTCATAAAGGTTACCGACCAGGGCAGAGGGATGACTGAATCAGAGGTTGCCTCACTCGGAACGCCCTTTTATTCCCTGAAAAGCAAAGGCACCGGGCTGGGTATGATGATTTGCTTTGAGATAGTGGAAAAATATAAAGGGACCATTCATTTCGACACGGCTTTGGGGCACGGAACAACCGTTGTGATACGCTTTCCAGCTATTTAA
- the aspA gene encoding aspartate ammonia-lyase, whose product MLAAKNSYRIEKDFLGSKEVPEDAYYGVQTLRAVENFPITGYRIHPELIKAMAIVKKAAAMANMEVKRLYSGIGDPIVQAADEMIEGLWHDQVIVDPIQGGAGTSINMNINEILANRAIEILGHEKGDYSHCSPNTHVNMSQSTNDAFPTAMHISVLNLLDQLILTMENMHSVFLEKSKEFSHVIKMGRTHLQDAVPIRLGQEFEAYSRVIARDIKRIQQSKQHLYELNMGATAVGTGLNAIPKYIDLVVKHIADISGLPFKGAEHLVDATQNTDSYTEVSGALKICMTNMSKIANDLRLMASGPRAGLGEISLPARQPGSSIMPGKVNPVLPELINQVAFQVIGNDNTISLASEAGQLELNVMEPVLIFNLLQSISIMNNAFNTFTEHCVKGIEANEERMRDYVEKSVGIITAVNPHLGYEVVSRIAREAILTGRSIRELCLKYDVLTEEELDLILDPYEMTDPGIAGAALLERD is encoded by the coding sequence ATGTTAGCAGCAAAGAACAGCTACAGAATTGAAAAAGATTTTTTAGGCTCTAAGGAAGTTCCGGAGGATGCCTATTATGGTGTTCAGACGCTTCGTGCGGTTGAGAACTTTCCGATAACAGGCTACCGGATCCATCCGGAGTTAATCAAGGCAATGGCCATCGTGAAAAAGGCAGCGGCCATGGCGAATATGGAAGTTAAGCGCCTTTACTCAGGCATCGGAGACCCGATTGTACAGGCAGCCGATGAAATGATTGAAGGACTTTGGCATGATCAGGTGATTGTGGACCCAATCCAGGGCGGTGCCGGAACATCTATTAATATGAATATTAATGAAATCCTTGCGAACCGTGCGATTGAAATCTTGGGCCATGAAAAGGGCGATTATTCCCATTGCAGCCCTAATACCCATGTGAATATGTCGCAGTCGACAAATGATGCGTTCCCGACAGCTATGCACATCTCAGTGTTAAATCTGCTGGATCAATTAATCCTGACAATGGAAAATATGCACTCAGTTTTCCTTGAAAAATCAAAGGAATTCAGCCATGTGATTAAAATGGGGCGGACTCATCTGCAGGATGCGGTTCCAATCAGGCTTGGGCAGGAATTTGAAGCCTACAGCCGCGTCATTGCACGCGACATCAAGCGTATTCAGCAATCCAAACAGCACTTATATGAGCTGAACATGGGCGCAACGGCAGTAGGAACAGGTCTGAATGCCATCCCGAAATACATTGACTTAGTGGTGAAGCATATTGCCGATATCAGCGGCCTGCCATTTAAAGGGGCAGAACATCTTGTAGACGCCACTCAGAATACGGATTCTTATACAGAAGTCTCCGGAGCACTGAAAATCTGCATGACCAATATGTCCAAAATCGCAAATGACCTGCGCCTGATGGCTTCTGGCCCAAGAGCGGGTCTTGGTGAAATTTCCCTTCCGGCAAGACAGCCGGGCTCATCCATTATGCCTGGTAAAGTAAACCCTGTTCTTCCGGAACTGATCAATCAGGTAGCCTTCCAGGTCATCGGGAACGACAACACGATCTCCCTTGCTTCAGAAGCGGGTCAGCTGGAATTGAACGTCATGGAGCCAGTCCTGATCTTTAACCTTCTGCAATCGATCAGCATTATGAACAATGCGTTCAATACGTTTACAGAGCATTGTGTAAAAGGAATCGAAGCCAATGAAGAAAGAATGAGGGACTATGTTGAAAAGAGTGTGGGCATCATTACCGCCGTCAACCCTCACCTTGGCTATGAAGTCGTATCCAGAATTGCCAGGGAAGCGATTTTAACAGGCCGTTCCATCAGGGAACTGTGCCTGAAATATGATGTTCTGACAGAAGAAGAACTGGATTTAATCCTCGATCCATATGAAATGACGGATCCTGGCATTGCAGGCGCTGCACTGCTTGAAAGAGATTAA
- a CDS encoding GNAT family N-acetyltransferase — MIEFREIDRHNFFDVIDLRVAEEQKAFVAPNVFSLAQAKAFPECECLAIYHDEVLVGFTMYCMDDDDKEYWIYRLMIDAKHQSKGYGKAAMEKLIERIKQDQEHKVVYLSFEPENHLAKGLYEKLGFEADGRVIDGEIVYKLAY; from the coding sequence ATGATTGAATTTAGAGAAATAGACCGCCATAATTTTTTTGATGTCATTGATTTGCGTGTGGCAGAAGAGCAAAAGGCATTTGTGGCGCCGAATGTGTTTTCGCTGGCGCAGGCGAAGGCGTTTCCGGAGTGTGAGTGCTTAGCTATTTATCATGATGAGGTATTAGTGGGCTTTACAATGTACTGTATGGATGACGATGATAAGGAATACTGGATTTACCGTCTGATGATTGATGCGAAGCACCAGTCGAAAGGGTACGGGAAAGCGGCCATGGAAAAGCTGATTGAGCGGATTAAGCAGGATCAGGAGCATAAGGTGGTTTATTTGAGCTTTGAGCCTGAGAACCATTTGGCGAAGGGGCTATATGAAAAACTCGGCTTTGAAGCGGATGGCCGGGTGATTGATGGAGAAATCGTATATAAACTGGCGTATTAA